A single region of the Microcella sp. genome encodes:
- a CDS encoding AI-2E family transporter, which yields MKIQNAFRLGIFGGLGVLVAVLIGGAFASLATILTYIGAAIFIALGLDPLVTWLESRKWPRWAAILTVLVGVLGLFTGLVFAIIPVVIEQSTKLVNQVTEYVTTLESLDAFFEQVQAVIPVEIVDVRVAAQDALAYLTNPDNLTQIGGGVLSVGVSIATGLFGALIILILTLYFTASLTNIKAAMYRLVPKSRREQFINISEQVAHAVGRYVVGQVSLALINGLLSFIYLNIIGAAYPALFAFVAFLFSLVPLVGTLTGSIIIVATQLLVNPESIATVIAAGVYYLIYMQVEAYVLSPNIMNRAVKVPGVVVVIAALIGGTLLGILGALIAIPVAASILIVIDQVVVPKLEEK from the coding sequence GTGAAGATTCAGAATGCGTTTCGGCTCGGCATCTTCGGCGGCCTGGGCGTGCTCGTCGCCGTGCTCATCGGCGGCGCCTTCGCCTCGCTGGCCACGATTCTCACGTACATCGGTGCCGCGATCTTCATCGCCCTCGGGCTCGACCCGCTCGTCACGTGGCTCGAGTCGCGCAAGTGGCCCCGCTGGGCGGCCATCCTCACCGTTCTCGTCGGCGTGCTCGGCCTGTTCACGGGGCTCGTGTTCGCGATCATTCCGGTCGTCATCGAGCAGTCGACGAAGCTCGTCAATCAGGTCACCGAGTACGTCACCACACTCGAGTCGCTCGACGCCTTCTTCGAGCAGGTGCAGGCGGTCATCCCGGTCGAGATCGTCGATGTGCGCGTCGCGGCGCAAGACGCTCTCGCATACCTGACCAACCCCGACAATCTCACGCAGATCGGCGGCGGCGTGCTGTCGGTGGGTGTCTCGATCGCGACGGGGCTCTTCGGCGCGCTCATCATTCTCATCCTGACGCTGTACTTCACGGCCTCGCTCACCAACATCAAGGCCGCGATGTACCGCCTCGTGCCGAAGTCGCGCCGCGAGCAGTTCATCAACATCTCAGAGCAAGTGGCTCACGCGGTGGGGCGCTACGTCGTCGGGCAGGTGTCGCTCGCCCTCATCAACGGCCTGCTGAGCTTCATCTACCTCAACATCATCGGCGCCGCCTACCCGGCACTGTTCGCCTTCGTCGCGTTCTTGTTCTCGCTCGTGCCGCTCGTCGGAACCCTGACCGGGTCGATCATCATCGTCGCCACGCAGCTGCTGGTGAACCCGGAGTCGATCGCCACCGTCATCGCCGCCGGCGTGTACTACCTGATCTACATGCAGGTCGAGGCCTATGTGCTGAGCCCCAACATCATGAACCGCGCCGTCAAGGTTCCTGGAGTGGTCGTCGTGATCGCGGCCCTCATCGGCGGAACCCTGCTGGGCATTCTCGGCGCCCTCATCGCCATCCCGGTCGCGGCATCGATTCTCATCGTCATCGACCAAGTGGTCGTGCCCAAGCTCGAAGAGAAGTAG
- a CDS encoding alpha/beta hydrolase translates to MTELIRAATVLPATRTDIELTTEDGLTLVGELAMPASHDPIATLVCLHPLPTAGGFMDSHVLRKAAARLPAMADIAVLRFNFRGVSSPRGTSEGEFGLGDLERFDLAAAMAFVTEHALPAPWLLGWSFGTEVALKHGLEHDIVGALLLSPPLHRTSVDELAAWSGSGRRLVAVVPELDDYLRPQEAAERFAVVPECELVAVEGGKHLWVGENQTYRVLSEIVERLNPAVLPLPTEWP, encoded by the coding sequence ATGACCGAGCTCATCCGCGCCGCGACGGTGCTGCCCGCGACGCGCACCGACATCGAGCTGACGACCGAAGACGGGCTGACGCTCGTCGGCGAGCTCGCCATGCCGGCGTCGCACGACCCGATCGCCACCCTCGTGTGCCTGCACCCCCTGCCCACCGCGGGCGGATTCATGGATTCGCACGTGCTGCGCAAGGCGGCGGCGCGACTGCCGGCGATGGCCGACATCGCCGTGCTCAGGTTCAACTTCCGCGGGGTCAGCTCGCCCCGGGGCACGAGCGAGGGCGAGTTCGGGCTCGGCGATCTCGAACGGTTCGACCTCGCCGCGGCGATGGCGTTCGTCACAGAGCACGCCTTGCCCGCCCCGTGGCTGCTCGGCTGGTCGTTCGGCACCGAGGTGGCGCTCAAGCACGGGCTCGAGCACGACATCGTCGGAGCGCTGCTGCTGTCGCCGCCGTTGCACCGCACCTCGGTCGACGAGCTCGCGGCGTGGTCGGGCAGCGGGCGACGACTCGTCGCGGTCGTGCCCGAGCTCGACGACTACCTGCGGCCGCAGGAGGCAGCCGAGAGGTTCGCCGTCGTGCCCGAGTGCGAGCTCGTCGCGGTCGAGGGCGGCAAGCACCTCTGGGTGGGTGAGAACCAGACCTACCGGGTGCTGAGCGAGATCGTCGAGCGGCTCAACCCTGCGGTGCTGCCGCTGCCCACCGAGTGGCCGTAG
- a CDS encoding transglycosylase SLT domain-containing protein, with the protein MRASWSLPLFASFATMALVLATIIDPSSSTATSSTTTTPAAQHEPQVLVATDDYVSSIERITWKTTQVVTYGVAPAVGTPDPGTAQAIAAAMVAERGWGSNEYDCLYALWAKESGWNVYAHNKRSGAYGIPQSLPGSKMASAGADWATNPATQITWGLGYIAARYGTPCGAWAHSQRVGWY; encoded by the coding sequence GTGCGCGCCTCGTGGTCTCTGCCCCTGTTCGCGTCGTTCGCCACCATGGCCCTCGTGCTCGCCACGATCATCGACCCCTCGTCATCGACTGCGACGTCGTCGACCACCACCACCCCCGCTGCGCAGCACGAGCCGCAAGTGCTCGTCGCGACCGACGACTATGTCAGCAGCATCGAGCGCATCACCTGGAAGACGACGCAGGTCGTGACCTATGGCGTGGCTCCCGCGGTCGGCACCCCCGACCCCGGCACAGCGCAGGCGATCGCGGCGGCCATGGTCGCTGAACGCGGGTGGGGGTCGAACGAATACGACTGCCTCTACGCGCTCTGGGCGAAAGAGTCGGGGTGGAACGTCTACGCGCACAACAAGCGCTCGGGCGCATACGGCATTCCGCAGTCGTTGCCGGGCAGCAAGATGGCCAGCGCCGGCGCCGATTGGGCGACCAACCCCGCCACCCAGATCACCTGGGGCCTGGGCTATATCGCGGCTCGCTACGGCACACCCTGCGGCGCGTGGGCGCACAGCCAGCGCGTCGGCTGGTACTAG
- a CDS encoding DivIVA domain-containing protein: protein MTSTFPLARSGKPGYDCSEVDDFLDNARRAFALPAGHDESLSSQQIRHTGFRVVRKNGYSARHVDAALERLEEAFAAREREHAIGEQGTDAYYAGVRATAQEILDRLARPAGKRFTRVSPFTRGYHPADVDAFSKLVSQYFEKGRPLAIETVRTIAFRPKYGGYRELQVDVLLDTVIDLMLAVR from the coding sequence GTGACGTCGACCTTTCCTCTCGCGCGATCGGGCAAGCCCGGATACGACTGCTCTGAAGTCGATGACTTTCTCGACAACGCTCGGCGGGCGTTCGCCCTGCCGGCCGGCCATGACGAGTCGCTCTCGAGTCAGCAGATTCGCCACACCGGCTTTCGGGTGGTGCGCAAGAACGGCTACTCGGCCCGCCATGTCGACGCGGCGCTCGAACGGCTCGAAGAAGCCTTCGCCGCCCGCGAGCGCGAGCACGCCATCGGCGAGCAGGGCACCGATGCCTACTACGCGGGAGTGCGGGCGACTGCTCAAGAGATTCTCGACCGCCTGGCCAGGCCGGCGGGCAAGCGCTTCACGCGTGTGAGCCCCTTCACGCGCGGGTACCACCCGGCCGACGTCGACGCCTTCTCGAAGCTCGTGTCGCAGTACTTCGAGAAGGGGCGGCCGCTGGCGATCGAGACGGTGCGCACGATCGCCTTCCGCCCGAAGTACGGCGGGTACCGCGAACTGCAGGTCGACGTGCTGCTCGACACCGTCATCGACCTCATGCTGGCCGTTCGCTGA
- a CDS encoding phosphatidate cytidylyltransferase → MAEPQDSSPTTDVDASAPAGRSPRRRRGGKAREEVEAALHDIENRVHDIEQKAREMDARIEARAGRNLPKAIFFGLVLGLALLFSLIVVKEVFMLFAAALVVFTVYELASALRFAGRDVPRIPLVVASVAMVPSAFYGGAAGLWWAFLAAIAVVSLWRVAEMVKPSMRGESVSLGTDLAAGIFVLAYVPLLSGFAVVMTAQPGGEWWVLAYLIVVISIDTGAYASGVLFGRHPMAPKISPKKTWEGFAGSVVAATIAGILLAVLMIGTAWWVGLILALALVGAATLGDLTESLIKRDLGIKDISTWLPGHGGFLDRLDSILPSTVVAYLIFSVVVG, encoded by the coding sequence ATGGCCGAGCCACAGGATTCTTCTCCGACGACCGACGTCGACGCCTCTGCGCCCGCCGGTCGTTCTCCGCGTCGACGCCGGGGCGGCAAGGCCCGCGAAGAGGTCGAAGCGGCGCTGCACGACATCGAGAACCGTGTGCACGACATCGAGCAGAAGGCGCGCGAGATGGATGCTCGCATCGAGGCGCGCGCGGGGCGCAACCTGCCCAAGGCGATCTTCTTCGGCCTCGTGCTGGGGCTCGCGCTGCTCTTCAGCCTCATCGTGGTCAAAGAGGTCTTCATGCTGTTCGCGGCCGCCCTGGTCGTGTTCACCGTCTACGAGCTCGCGAGCGCGCTGCGATTCGCTGGTCGCGATGTGCCGCGCATCCCTCTCGTCGTCGCTTCGGTCGCGATGGTGCCGTCGGCGTTCTACGGCGGCGCCGCAGGGCTCTGGTGGGCCTTCCTGGCCGCGATCGCCGTGGTGAGCCTCTGGCGCGTCGCTGAGATGGTGAAGCCGTCGATGCGCGGTGAGTCGGTGTCGCTCGGCACCGACCTCGCGGCGGGAATCTTCGTGCTCGCCTATGTTCCCCTGCTCTCAGGGTTCGCCGTCGTCATGACCGCGCAACCGGGAGGCGAGTGGTGGGTGCTCGCCTACCTGATCGTCGTGATCTCGATCGACACAGGGGCCTACGCCTCGGGGGTGCTGTTCGGCCGACACCCGATGGCGCCCAAGATCAGCCCCAAGAAGACGTGGGAGGGCTTCGCCGGCTCGGTGGTGGCGGCGACCATCGCCGGCATCCTGCTCGCCGTGCTGATGATCGGCACCGCGTGGTGGGTCGGGCTCATCCTGGCGCTCGCGCTCGTCGGTGCCGCGACGCTCGGCGACTTGACCGAGTCGCTCATCAAGCGCGACCTCGGCATCAAAGACATCTCGACCTGGCTGCCGGGGCACGGCGGCTTTCTCGATCGACTCGATTCGATACTGCCCTCGACCGTGGTCGCCTACCTGATCTTCAGCGTCGTCGTCGGCTGA
- the frr gene encoding ribosome recycling factor, translated as MIADVLAEATEKMTKAVEVAKDDFATVRTGRANPQLFQKILVEYYGTPTPLAQLASLQNPEARTILITPYDKSALKEIEKAIVNFPNLGASPNNDGEIIRVTMPELTEDRRKEYVKIVKQKAEDCKVSIRNIRRKAKDDLDALKSEVGDDEVARAEKELEAITKRATDAADEALKKKEAELLEV; from the coding sequence GTGATCGCCGATGTACTCGCCGAAGCCACCGAGAAGATGACCAAGGCCGTCGAGGTCGCCAAAGACGACTTCGCGACGGTGCGCACTGGCCGGGCCAACCCGCAGCTGTTTCAGAAGATCCTGGTCGAGTACTACGGCACGCCGACTCCGCTCGCGCAGCTGGCGAGCCTGCAGAACCCCGAGGCGCGCACGATTCTCATCACGCCCTACGACAAGAGTGCGCTGAAAGAGATCGAGAAGGCCATCGTCAACTTTCCGAACCTCGGTGCGAGCCCGAACAATGACGGCGAGATCATCCGCGTCACGATGCCCGAGCTCACCGAAGACCGGCGCAAAGAGTACGTGAAGATCGTCAAGCAGAAGGCAGAAGACTGCAAGGTCTCGATCCGCAACATCCGCCGCAAGGCGAAAGACGACCTCGACGCTCTCAAGAGCGAGGTCGGCGACGACGAGGTTGCCCGCGCCGAGAAAGAGCTCGAGGCGATCACGAAGCGCGCGACCGATGCCGCCGACGAGGCGCTCAAGAAGAAAGAAGCGGAGCTGCTCGAGGTCTAG
- a CDS encoding DMT family transporter — MIVALLVGGAALAHAAWNIAMKRAGTSGTPFIAVTLLIGVVVFAPFGVTALVAGPPPSPAWIGLVVGSAALQLGYFLLLQRAYRLADVGVVYPLARGVGPLLSVIAAVIVLGERPGAVALAGALLVVAGVVVIGLAGSRQHDSDAQRRWRGIRYGAAVGAVIAAYTLWDAAAVTIADLDPVGYYWASMVVQLLVLGGIALRSPTAVVQTARRHPVAATVVGVLSPLAYGAVLFAYQLAPVSIVAPAREVSVVLIALAGWMLFREPHPVRRLIGSALVLAGIALLVSE; from the coding sequence ATGATCGTCGCCCTGCTGGTCGGTGGCGCCGCGCTCGCCCACGCTGCGTGGAACATCGCCATGAAGCGCGCCGGCACCAGCGGCACGCCGTTCATCGCCGTCACCCTGCTGATCGGCGTGGTCGTGTTCGCCCCGTTCGGCGTGACGGCTCTCGTCGCGGGGCCGCCGCCGTCGCCCGCCTGGATCGGTCTCGTGGTCGGCAGTGCCGCGCTGCAGTTGGGCTATTTCTTGCTGCTGCAGCGGGCCTACCGACTCGCCGATGTCGGGGTCGTGTATCCCCTCGCGCGGGGAGTCGGGCCGCTGCTCAGCGTCATCGCCGCCGTGATCGTGCTGGGCGAGCGCCCTGGCGCTGTCGCACTCGCGGGCGCGCTGCTGGTCGTCGCCGGAGTGGTGGTGATCGGGCTCGCCGGCTCGCGGCAGCACGACTCTGATGCGCAGCGACGGTGGCGGGGCATCCGGTATGGCGCAGCAGTGGGCGCGGTGATCGCGGCGTACACGCTGTGGGATGCCGCCGCGGTCACGATCGCCGACCTCGACCCGGTCGGCTACTACTGGGCGAGCATGGTCGTGCAGCTGCTCGTGCTCGGCGGCATCGCTCTGCGCTCGCCGACGGCGGTGGTGCAGACAGCCCGGCGGCACCCTGTCGCCGCCACGGTGGTCGGCGTGCTCTCGCCCCTGGCGTACGGCGCTGTGCTGTTCGCCTACCAGCTCGCGCCCGTCTCGATCGTGGCGCCGGCGAGAGAGGTGAGCGTCGTGCTCATCGCGCTCGCGGGGTGGATGCTCTTCCGCGAGCCGCACCCCGTGCGCCGCCTCATCGGCAGCGCACTCGTGCTCGCAGGCATCGCCCTGCTAGTTTCTGAGTGA
- the pyrH gene encoding UMP kinase has product MVEKKRRVLLKLSGEAFGGGSLGVNPDVVSGIAREIAEAAKDVEVAIVVGGGNFFRGAELSQRGMDRGRADYMGMLGTVMNALALQDFLEQAGAPVRVQSAIQMTQVAEPYIPLRAERHLEKGRVVIFGAGAGLPYFSTDTVAAQRALEISAVEVLVAKNGVDGVYSADPRHDPSAHKLDAVTYQDALVQGLKVVDSTAFSLCMDNGMPMVVFGMEPAGNIAKAIRGDAIGTRVSN; this is encoded by the coding sequence GTGGTCGAGAAGAAGCGTCGGGTCTTGCTCAAGCTGTCGGGCGAAGCGTTCGGCGGCGGGTCGCTCGGCGTCAACCCCGACGTCGTGAGCGGCATCGCCCGCGAGATCGCCGAGGCGGCGAAAGACGTCGAAGTCGCGATCGTCGTCGGCGGTGGCAACTTTTTTCGGGGCGCCGAGCTCAGTCAGCGCGGCATGGACCGCGGGCGGGCCGACTACATGGGCATGCTCGGCACCGTCATGAACGCGCTCGCGCTGCAAGACTTTCTCGAGCAGGCGGGCGCACCCGTGCGGGTGCAGTCGGCCATCCAGATGACGCAAGTGGCCGAGCCGTACATTCCGCTGCGTGCCGAACGGCACCTCGAGAAGGGGCGGGTCGTGATCTTCGGCGCGGGTGCCGGGCTGCCGTACTTCTCGACCGACACCGTCGCGGCGCAGCGAGCGCTCGAGATCAGCGCTGTCGAGGTGCTCGTCGCCAAGAACGGCGTCGACGGCGTCTACAGCGCTGACCCGCGGCACGACCCCAGTGCGCACAAGCTCGACGCCGTCACCTACCAAGACGCCCTCGTGCAGGGTCTCAAGGTGGTCGACTCGACCGCGTTCTCGCTCTGCATGGACAACGGCATGCCGATGGTCGTGTTCGGCATGGAGCCCGCGGGCAACATCGCCAAGGCCATCCGCGGCGACGCCATCGGCACGCGCGTCTCGAACTAG
- the tsf gene encoding translation elongation factor Ts: MANVSLEDIKTLRDRLGTGMVDTKNALVEAEGDLEKATEILRLKGAKGNAKRADRSTSEGLVAAHEGADAATMIELACETDFVAKGDKFVSLGERVLAAVVAAGAGTVDAALAAPLDGSTVAEVIDAEAAIIGEKFELRRVARVEGAKFAVYMHRTNKDLPPQVGVVVAYEGDDAETARSIAQHISFADPQYLTRDEVPAETVENERRIVEEISRNEGKPEAALPKIVEGRVGAFFKQVSLLEQDYARDNKLTIAQVLKDAGLTVTGFARFKVGA; this comes from the coding sequence ATGGCGAACGTCAGCCTGGAAGACATCAAGACCCTGCGCGACCGCCTGGGAACAGGCATGGTCGACACCAAGAACGCTCTGGTCGAGGCAGAGGGCGACCTCGAGAAGGCCACCGAGATTCTGCGGCTCAAGGGCGCGAAGGGCAACGCGAAGCGCGCTGACCGCTCGACGAGCGAAGGCCTCGTCGCCGCCCACGAGGGCGCAGACGCCGCGACCATGATCGAGCTCGCCTGCGAGACCGACTTCGTCGCCAAGGGCGACAAGTTCGTGTCGCTCGGCGAGCGCGTGCTCGCTGCGGTCGTCGCAGCCGGTGCCGGCACGGTCGACGCGGCGCTCGCCGCCCCGCTCGACGGCTCGACGGTCGCCGAGGTGATCGACGCCGAGGCGGCGATCATCGGTGAGAAGTTCGAGCTTCGCCGCGTGGCTCGCGTCGAAGGAGCGAAGTTCGCGGTCTACATGCACCGCACGAACAAAGACCTGCCTCCGCAGGTCGGTGTCGTCGTCGCCTACGAGGGTGACGACGCCGAGACGGCGCGCAGCATCGCGCAGCACATCTCGTTCGCCGACCCGCAGTACTTGACGCGCGACGAGGTTCCGGCCGAGACGGTCGAGAACGAGCGCCGTATCGTCGAAGAGATCTCGCGCAACGAGGGCAAGCCCGAAGCCGCTCTGCCGAAGATCGTCGAAGGCCGCGTCGGAGCCTTCTTCAAGCAGGTCTCGCTGCTCGAGCAAGACTATGCGCGTGACAACAAGCTCACGATCGCTCAGGTGCTGAAAGACGCCGGCCTCACCGTGACGGGCTTCGCCCGTTTCAAGGTCGGCGCCTAA